A region of the Candidatus Palauibacter scopulicola genome:
CAGCTTCATCCTGCTCATCCTGGGCGCGTACGCTCCCGTGATCGCGGCCCTCGACAGCCTGGATTCCTCACGGATCGGGGCCGTGGGCCTCGGGGTCGTCGTCGGCCTGCTCGCGTTCAGCCGCGCCCTGCGCCGCCTCCTCGCGCGCCACCGGAATCCCACGCTGGCCGTGCTCACGGGGTTTCTCCTCGGCTCGCTCAACGCGCTGTGGCCGTGGAAGGCGCAGATCCGCGAGCTGTACACGCACAGCGATGGCCGCATCGAGTGGCTGTTGGCGAACCGCTGGCCCGAGGGCGCCGGCGAGATCTGGCCGGCGGCGGCGCTCGCGCTCCTCGGGGCGGCGGCCGTCCTTGCCATCGACCGCATCGCCGGCGAGCGCGGCCCCGACCGCCCGTGATACTGGTAGCGGCGATCCGCCGTGCCGGGTAGCTTCACGCCGTTCGACACCGAGCAGGAAACGAGGAGGGGACGGCAGATGGCGGACGCGCTCGCCAGCGGAAAACGACCGGACGACGAAGGCGGACGGCAGGATGCCTTCGTGCGGTCCACCTTCCGCCTGGCCACCTGGGTCAACAGGAACATGCGGGCGGTGCTGGTGGGGGCCGCCGGCATCGCGATGGTCGTCGTGGGTTTCGTGTACTACACGAACTTCCAGGCCTCGGTGCGCGAGCAGGCGGCGTCCGAACTCGCGACGCTGCGGATGGCCGCCACCGACCCCCAACTCCTCATCGCCGATCTCGAAACCTACGTCGAGCGCTTCGATAACGTCGCGGCGGCGAACGAAGGCCGGCTTCTCCTTGCGCGGACCTATCTCGACCAGGGGCGGTCCGTGGAGGCCGCACAGGTTGCGAGCACAATCTCGGAGGCGCCGGACCGTCCGGTCGGACTCGCCGCACGCACGCTCCTCGCGGCGGCACAGGAAGCGTCCGGCGACGCGGAGACCGCGCTCGCCACGTGGGAATCGCTGGGTGAGACGGCGCGTTTCGCCTTCCAGCGCCGCGAGGCTCGCGCCGCCGCCGCGAGAATCCTCGCGTCCCTCGGCCGTCTCGAGGAAGCCGAGACGATCTTCGCCGCCATCGCCGAGGAAGCCGCGCGGGAGGACCCGGTGGAGGCCGGCGTCTACCGGCTCCGACTCGGAGAGATCAAGGCCCGCCGCGCCGGCAGCGGGTAATCGCCGAACACCTGGCCGGATCCCCGAACATCCGTGGACAGTACTGGGGCTGCCGCACGACCCCCGTAATGGCGCATAAGATATATTATGTAAACTTACAGGAGGTATCACCTGCCCGCGTATCGTTCTCTCCGTCCTCGTCCCCGCCTAGAAGGTGAAGGTGTGGGAGTATTTCACCATGAGCGCGCGCCCGGACGAGAACGGGAGGCGCGGGTCGACGCCGCCGTTGGTGCGGTCCATGAAGTAGCCCTCGTTGTAGACCACCCACAGATCCACGCCCTCGCGGAAG
Encoded here:
- a CDS encoding tetratricopeptide repeat protein, producing the protein MPGSFTPFDTEQETRRGRQMADALASGKRPDDEGGRQDAFVRSTFRLATWVNRNMRAVLVGAAGIAMVVVGFVYYTNFQASVREQAASELATLRMAATDPQLLIADLETYVERFDNVAAANEGRLLLARTYLDQGRSVEAAQVASTISEAPDRPVGLAARTLLAAAQEASGDAETALATWESLGETARFAFQRREARAAAARILASLGRLEEAETIFAAIAEEAAREDPVEAGVYRLRLGEIKARRAGSG